The proteins below come from a single Burkholderia sp. PAMC 26561 genomic window:
- a CDS encoding ABC transporter permease, with the protein MAKPDSALALTKRRHLSWETMLVAVLVLALVLGRVLSPEFLSSANLSNMLADFTEIALIALPMTLIIVAAEIDLSVASVLGASSALMGVLWHMGLPMPLVIAIVMVAGTLAGLFNGLVIVRFNLPSLAVTIGTLALFRGLAYVLLGDQAVADFPPSYTSFGIDTIAAFLPMPFVLVIIGAIVFTVLLQATPFGRSLYAIGANPVAAQFSGIDVARTKIKLFMLSGAMSALAGIVYTLRFTSARGDNGEGFELSVIAAVLFGGVSIFGGRGSMIGVLLSLLIIGVLRNALTLSDVSSETLTIVTGGLLLSSVLIPNLVARWRVMREKRLMTQTL; encoded by the coding sequence ATGGCTAAACCCGATTCCGCACTCGCGCTGACCAAGCGGCGCCATCTCTCGTGGGAGACCATGCTCGTTGCGGTCCTCGTGCTCGCGCTGGTCCTGGGCCGCGTGTTGTCGCCCGAGTTTTTATCGAGCGCCAATCTCTCCAACATGCTCGCCGACTTCACCGAGATTGCGCTGATCGCCTTGCCGATGACGCTGATCATCGTCGCGGCCGAGATCGATTTGTCGGTGGCGTCGGTGCTCGGCGCATCGAGCGCACTGATGGGTGTGCTCTGGCACATGGGCCTGCCGATGCCGCTCGTGATTGCCATCGTAATGGTTGCCGGGACGCTCGCCGGGCTCTTCAACGGCCTTGTGATCGTGCGCTTCAACCTGCCTTCGCTTGCGGTCACCATCGGCACGCTGGCGCTCTTTCGCGGGCTTGCGTACGTGCTGCTCGGCGATCAGGCCGTGGCCGATTTCCCTCCCTCTTACACATCGTTCGGCATCGACACCATCGCCGCTTTCCTGCCGATGCCTTTCGTGCTCGTGATCATCGGAGCGATCGTTTTTACCGTGCTGTTGCAGGCCACGCCTTTCGGCCGCAGCCTCTACGCGATAGGCGCAAACCCGGTCGCGGCGCAATTCTCCGGCATCGATGTAGCCCGTACCAAGATCAAGCTGTTCATGCTCTCCGGCGCGATGAGCGCGCTCGCCGGGATTGTCTACACGCTGCGTTTCACGAGCGCGCGCGGCGACAATGGCGAAGGCTTCGAGTTGTCCGTGATCGCGGCCGTGCTGTTCGGCGGCGTGAGTATTTTCGGCGGAAGAGGATCGATGATCGGCGTGCTGTTGTCGTTGCTGATCATTGGTGTGCTGCGCAATGCGCTGACTTTGTCCGACGTCTCCAGCGAAACGCTGACCATTGTGACCGGCGGCCTGTTGCTGTCGTCGGTGTTGATCCCGAATCTTGTTGCACGTTGGCGTGTCATGCGCGAAAAGCGCCTGATGACGCAGACGCTTTGA
- the rhaS gene encoding rhamnose ABC transporter substrate-binding protein, with translation MFKPFHSLRGPVLCAALIAISAAATVPISAAAADLKKDLKIAFLPKQINNPYEVIADEGGLAAIKEMGGQGKVVGPSDAGASSQVQYINTLITQRQNAIVVAANDANAVVPYLKKAMAQGIKVVTFDSDTAPDGRQIFVNQANSEAIGRGQIQLLSKLVGGEGEFAILSATPNATNQNTWIKYMQEELKKPEYAKLKLVKIAYGNDDDQKSFVETQGLLQAYPNLKGIISPTTVGIAAAARYISTSPAKGKVMVTGLGTPNQMRAFVKNGTVTAFQLWDPGQLGYLAAYAAANLASGTITGKEGDSFEAGKLGKRTVGKSGEVVLGPPTTFDSSNIDNFNF, from the coding sequence ATGTTCAAACCCTTTCACTCACTTCGCGGTCCGGTGCTATGCGCCGCACTGATCGCGATCTCCGCGGCGGCCACAGTGCCGATTAGTGCGGCCGCCGCTGATCTGAAGAAGGACCTGAAGATCGCCTTCTTGCCGAAGCAGATCAACAACCCCTATGAAGTGATCGCCGACGAAGGCGGCCTTGCCGCCATCAAGGAGATGGGCGGGCAGGGCAAGGTGGTCGGACCATCGGATGCGGGCGCGTCGTCGCAGGTGCAATACATCAACACGTTGATCACGCAACGCCAGAACGCGATCGTGGTGGCCGCCAACGATGCGAACGCAGTCGTTCCGTACCTGAAAAAAGCGATGGCGCAAGGCATCAAGGTCGTGACGTTCGACTCCGATACCGCGCCCGACGGCCGCCAGATCTTCGTGAACCAGGCGAACTCGGAAGCGATCGGCCGTGGACAGATCCAGCTATTGTCGAAACTGGTAGGCGGCGAGGGCGAGTTCGCGATTCTCTCGGCCACGCCGAACGCGACCAACCAGAACACCTGGATCAAGTACATGCAGGAGGAGTTGAAGAAGCCTGAGTATGCGAAGCTGAAGCTCGTGAAGATCGCCTACGGCAATGACGACGACCAGAAATCGTTCGTCGAAACGCAGGGCTTGCTGCAGGCATATCCGAACCTTAAGGGCATCATTTCGCCGACCACTGTGGGTATCGCGGCAGCGGCGCGTTATATCTCGACGTCGCCGGCCAAAGGCAAAGTGATGGTCACGGGCCTCGGCACACCGAACCAGATGCGCGCGTTCGTGAAGAACGGCACCGTCACGGCGTTCCAGTTGTGGGACCCGGGTCAACTCGGTTATCTCGCGGCGTACGCGGCAGCCAACCTCGCGTCGGGCACGATCACCGGGAAGGAAGGCGACAGCTTCGAAGCGGGCAAGCTCGGCAAGCGCACGGTAGGCAAGAGCGGTGAGGTCGTACTCGGACCGCCAACGACGTTCGATTCATCGAATATCGATAACTTCAACTTCTAG
- a CDS encoding ABC transporter permease, translating into MTRHSPAMPAVHAPKPKRRNVLAELVRSREATLFVVLIALIAATAAVKPEFLNLQNLRDVLLNVSIIGLLTAGMTVVMLMRHIDLSVASVVGVSAYSVGALYVMFPHMPIILAMLAGIAIGFLIGAVNGTLVTFGRVPSLVATLSTLYIVRGADYAWVHGGQINATSLPDAFSHIATGTLLGIPNLVLIAVVVLVVIGIYLKQYRGGREHYAIGSNPEAARLAGIQVERRVMIGFLLSGAIAGLAGVLWLARFGTVDASTAKGIELQVVAAAVVGSVAITGGVGTIMGATLGALVLGVINIALVVLRVSPFWQQAIQGALIVAAIALDTMLARSVARRMMRKRDHG; encoded by the coding sequence ATGACCCGACATTCTCCCGCGATGCCGGCCGTGCACGCACCCAAACCGAAGCGCCGCAACGTGCTCGCGGAACTCGTTCGGAGCCGCGAGGCGACGCTGTTTGTCGTGCTGATTGCGTTGATAGCGGCCACCGCAGCAGTCAAACCTGAGTTCCTCAATCTGCAGAACCTGCGCGACGTATTGCTCAACGTGTCGATCATTGGCTTGCTGACCGCCGGCATGACGGTCGTGATGCTGATGCGGCACATCGATTTGTCGGTGGCGTCGGTGGTTGGCGTGAGCGCATATTCCGTCGGCGCGCTTTATGTGATGTTCCCGCATATGCCCATCATCCTCGCGATGCTGGCAGGGATCGCGATCGGCTTTTTGATCGGCGCGGTGAACGGGACGCTCGTGACGTTTGGGCGCGTGCCGTCTCTGGTCGCGACGCTGTCCACGTTGTACATCGTACGGGGTGCCGATTACGCGTGGGTCCACGGCGGCCAGATCAACGCAACGAGCCTGCCCGATGCCTTCTCGCACATCGCCACGGGCACGCTGCTGGGCATTCCGAATCTCGTGCTGATCGCAGTGGTGGTGCTGGTCGTGATCGGCATCTACCTCAAGCAATATCGCGGTGGCCGCGAGCATTACGCGATCGGCTCCAACCCCGAGGCCGCGCGTCTCGCGGGCATCCAGGTCGAGCGCCGCGTGATGATCGGCTTCCTGTTGTCGGGCGCGATTGCGGGTCTGGCAGGGGTTTTGTGGCTCGCCCGTTTCGGCACCGTCGATGCCAGCACGGCGAAAGGCATCGAGTTGCAGGTCGTGGCTGCGGCGGTCGTCGGCAGCGTCGCGATCACGGGCGGCGTGGGCACGATCATGGGCGCGACCCTCGGCGCGCTCGTGCTGGGCGTGATCAATATCGCGCTCGTGGTGCTACGCGTGTCGCCGTTCTGGCAACAAGCAATTCAAGGCGCGCTGATCGTTGCTGCGATCGCGCTCGACACAATGCTGGCGCGTTCCGTCGCACGGCGCATGATGAGGAAACGCGATCATGGCTAA